In a genomic window of Streptomyces roseoviridis:
- a CDS encoding DUF2469 domain-containing protein, which yields MSAEDLEKYETEMELKLYREYRDVVGLFKYVIETERRFYLTNDYEMQVHSVQGEVFFEVSMADAWVWDMYRPARFVKQVRVLTFKDVNIEELNKSDLELPGS from the coding sequence ATGAGCGCCGAGGACCTCGAGAAGTACGAGACCGAGATGGAGCTGAAGCTCTACCGGGAGTACCGCGATGTCGTCGGGCTGTTCAAATACGTGATCGAGACCGAGCGGCGCTTCTACCTCACCAACGACTACGAGATGCAGGTCCACTCGGTCCAGGGCGAGGTCTTCTTCGAGGTCTCCATGGCCGACGCCTGGGTCTGGGACATGTACCGGCCCGCCCGCTTCGTCAAGCAGGTCCGCGTCCTGACCTTCAAGGACGTGAACATCGAGGAGCTCAACAAGAGCGACCTCGAACTCCCCGGCAGCTGA
- a CDS encoding NUDIX hydrolase: MSETEQERAEQTAGEAEGAGGAGGGAEAAGYADGGADAPAVEPRRVARVVLLDPDDRILLLHGYEPDDPAQTWWFTPGGGLEGEETREQAALRELTEETGITDVRLGPVLWRRFCSFPFAGRRWNQDEWYYLARTTQTATAPTALTELEARSVAGLRWWTSAELSAARETVYPNRLAELLQTLLDEGPPSAPLVLAPEIV, translated from the coding sequence ATGAGCGAAACGGAACAGGAGCGAGCCGAGCAGACGGCCGGGGAGGCCGAGGGCGCCGGGGGTGCCGGGGGTGGTGCGGAGGCCGCCGGGTACGCGGACGGTGGTGCGGACGCCCCGGCGGTGGAGCCGCGCCGCGTGGCACGCGTCGTGCTGCTCGACCCCGACGACCGCATCCTGCTCCTCCACGGCTACGAGCCCGACGACCCCGCCCAGACCTGGTGGTTCACACCCGGCGGCGGCCTGGAGGGCGAGGAGACCCGCGAACAGGCCGCCCTGCGCGAACTCACCGAGGAGACCGGCATCACCGACGTCCGGCTCGGACCGGTGCTGTGGCGGCGCTTCTGCTCCTTCCCCTTCGCCGGGCGCCGCTGGAACCAGGACGAGTGGTACTACCTCGCCCGCACCACCCAGACCGCCACCGCTCCCACCGCCCTCACCGAGCTGGAGGCCCGCAGCGTCGCGGGGCTGAGGTGGTGGACCTCCGCCGAACTGTCGGCGGCCCGTGAGACGGTGTACCCCAACAGACTGGCCGAGCTGCTCCAGACGCTGCTCGACGAAGGACCTCCGAGCGCGCCGCTCGTTCTCGCCCCCGAAATCGTTTAG
- the lepB gene encoding signal peptidase I, translating to MSVDTNDDTSDVSGGRVPPLPPLPPRTKAGRGRLGSVLSGLAVAVGCVLFLGGFVVAAVLYQPFSVPSDSMTPTLDVGSKVLAQRVDGADVKRGDIVVFQDPLWGDVTMVKRVVAVGGDTVACCGADGRLTLNGTPVDEPYLPAGKPASGQKFSVTVPAGNLFLLGDERHTSMDSRAHLQEAGRGSVPRSAVVARVDAVAWPAKGVVERPAPFAALPGGISRPGPIALLFFAIVAGCVLILGGAAYGPVARALGRKASAGQQVSAGQQARPGQKAS from the coding sequence GCGGCGGGCGCGTCCCGCCGCTCCCGCCGCTCCCACCGCGTACGAAGGCCGGCCGCGGCCGCCTCGGCAGTGTCCTGTCGGGGCTGGCCGTGGCCGTCGGCTGTGTCCTCTTCCTCGGCGGATTCGTCGTCGCGGCCGTGCTCTACCAGCCGTTCTCCGTGCCCAGCGACTCCATGACACCGACCCTCGACGTCGGCTCCAAGGTGCTCGCCCAGCGCGTCGACGGTGCCGACGTGAAGCGCGGCGACATCGTCGTCTTCCAGGACCCGCTGTGGGGCGACGTCACCATGGTCAAGCGGGTCGTCGCCGTCGGCGGCGACACCGTCGCCTGCTGCGGCGCCGACGGCCGCCTCACCCTCAACGGCACCCCCGTCGACGAACCGTATCTGCCGGCCGGAAAGCCCGCCTCCGGGCAGAAGTTCTCGGTCACCGTGCCGGCCGGGAACCTCTTCCTGCTCGGCGACGAGCGGCACACCTCGATGGACTCCCGCGCCCACCTCCAGGAGGCCGGGCGGGGCTCCGTACCGCGCTCGGCCGTCGTCGCCCGCGTCGACGCCGTCGCCTGGCCCGCCAAGGGCGTCGTGGAGCGGCCCGCGCCGTTCGCCGCCCTCCCCGGAGGCATCTCACGGCCCGGCCCCATCGCCCTCCTCTTCTTCGCGATCGTCGCCGGGTGTGTACTGATCCTGGGCGGAGCGGCGTACGGGCCGGTGGCCCGTGCGCTCGGACGGAAGGCGAGCGCCGGGCAGCAGGTCAGCGCCGGACAGCAGGCGCGCCCCGGGCAGAAGGCGAGCTGA